A window of Periplaneta americana isolate PAMFEO1 chromosome 7, P.americana_PAMFEO1_priV1, whole genome shotgun sequence contains these coding sequences:
- the LOC138702977 gene encoding uncharacterized protein: MADVVLGFAYRCHPSGGASQIQQVEGISTVDYGKLGSLAPWDRWCLGIWGQVWSRCLICGATWAEDETAILEAQNHLHSQVALGGEMRSNLGPQTLSANMQELVFGGIVME, encoded by the exons ATGGCAGATGTGGTTCTGGGATTCGCCTACAGATGTCACCCGTCTGGAGGAGCTTCACAAATCCAGCAAGTGGAAGGGATTTCTACAGTTGACTACGGCAAACTGGGGAGTTTAGCTCCCTGGGACAGATGGTGCCTTG GTATTTGGGGACAAGTATGGAGTAGATGTTTAATCTGTGGAGCAACTTGGGCAGAAGATGAGACAGCGATTCTTGAGGCACAGAATCACTTGCACAGTCAAGTGGCACTTGGAGGGGAAATGCGAAGCAATCTCGGACCACAAACCCTGTCAGCAAACATGCAAGAACTG GTATTTGGGGGCATTGTTATGGAGTAG
- the LOC138702685 gene encoding uncharacterized protein — translation MCWEKSREDWSFRISMVMLEYSATASLTPSNPWAPMMQLASRAVGVGDEHVDGAVLRRLDHMWMLLVQPTFSRCSGWEESSEDRFFRISMAAGVCVTVPVQHSAAASLMKHHVAGAVLGRLDHMWMLLVQPTFSKIHRLGQKQ, via the exons ATGT GTTGGGAGAAAAGCAGAGAGGACTGGTCCTTCAGGATTTCCATGGTCATGCTGGAGTACTCTGCTACTGCCAGCCTGACACCATCTAACCCCTGGGCTCCCATGATGCAGCTAGCCTCGAGAGCTGTTGGTGTTGGTGACGAGCACGTAGATGGTGCTGTGCTCAGGCGATTGGACCACATGTGGATGCTGCTGGTGCAGCCCACATTCTCTAGATGTTCAG GATGGGAGGAAAGCAGTGAGGACCGGTTCTTCAGGATTTCCATGGCCGCTGGAGTTTGTGTCACTGTTCCTGTGCAGCACTCTGCTGCTGCCAGCCTGATGAAGCATCATGTAGCTGGTGCTGTGCTCGGGCGATTAGACCACATGTGGATGCTGCTGGTGCAGCCCACATTCTCTAAGATCCACAG GTTGGGACAAAAGCAGTGA